Within Gasterosteus aculeatus chromosome Y, fGasAcu3.hap1.1, whole genome shotgun sequence, the genomic segment tgagaagctgccgtcccgacgAGACCCGGATTACCGATCCATCCAgttcaagaaaaagaaacgaaGAACATGCGGTGAGAGATCAAAATTGTTTTAAGGCAGACAGAGTCAttgacaaaagggttttaggccTATCTCACAACGAGTGTGTTGTAGACAGACGTGTCTGGGTCACCTGTAGTATTCGTCACAAAGTTGCAACATCCTGTGTCTGAAGTTCACAGGCGCAACTTTGGATCGATGCAGTAGACTGAGTGAccagagaaagcaacggtcaCTGACTTGCCTTAGTTATGCATGTGGTATTTCTCCGTTTGTGCGCACCTTTATAGGCGCGTACACTCCTTGTATACAGATACAGATAGCTAAATGGgtagtgttcagagtaaaggggagacgggtgaTAACCGTGagactaatatcctgccactattgtgtaaatttatgtcagagcgttatcctggcagtttgaatcaaatacaaaaatgggttGAATTGGGGTTTCCCTCAAAGGGGAGTTTGAGTAAGAATCAATTGGAGCAGTTGGAATTGCAactgagggggaaggaggagaacgatgcagctcagcatgcaggcctgtcgggaagaaagcagaagaagaatgtggtatgtaaggcagattgggaagctttcaagatgtggaagtatgagtcggagagaagggagagacagaggttggtagcatttaattcattaaagaccaaagatcctacaaaaagttctgaaacgtgtaccccttctaacccaaaaacactttatccttgttttaatgagttcctgaggagattggtggacacggatctggactccccccctcccctcactgctcctccagctcccgccTTCATGAGCCCGCAGTCTCCAcggcaggaagcagcacaaacaacctttcctcggcttgacaacagcccaccaggagggaagccagattcaacctcaaacaccagccagacgaccttttcacctactgtgacccgctcgcaggctcaacaaaggTGGGCcttgctcaaaaaaaaaaaaaaaaaaaagagatgttgttcgatcctgcagcttcttttccagTCGAGGGGGCGCAAGGGCCGATGCTGGTTCTCAGACCCTGGTCAGATGCCAATGTGACAAGGCAATGAGCCACGTCTGCAGTCCCAAGGACAATATTGCTAAGTTGGAGACTGATTTTcagcaatttgtcagaaaatacCATCCTAGCATGTCAGAGCTGCGGCGTCTGATGTGCAGACTTCTGACACATGGCTATCACAAGGTTCAGAGTGTGTTCAACACCACAAGAATGGCTGCTCGCCTTAAAGATCCTGATTGTGAGCACGGCACAGATGTGGACATTAGAAGTGCTGtagatgctctcattgtgttggtaaaagaacaatttcctctgagactgaacctCCCCGCCGTCAACTCTATGACACAAGGgccacaagaaacatgcagctcctTCCTGGCACGCCTGACGACAGCTTTTGACATCCACAGTGGCCTTAAGCGACCTGATCCAATGGGGGCCCAGCCCCTGATGCCATATGAAGtccatctgaaagaacattttataagcAGGATGAGACCTGAGCTTATACGGATGGTGAAGAGATCATGTGTAACCTGGAAAACGTGTGCTCTTGCAGACATCCTTCAGCACGCTGAACACGCTGAAGATGAGTTACAcaagaaagaggacaaactaaaaggttttgaaaaggctcagtatgcgatgtttacgtgcttgcagtgccaacaatttgcccaaggccaacgtggaagaggaagaggttatggAAGAGATCGTGGCAGAGGCAGATCGGACTTACGGGAGTTATGATCCAAACGTGTGTTACAATTGTGGACaacaaggacattggcgagcagagtgtcctgagcacatgaggatgagacacatcacacgtctgactgagggaggcagagggaggggcggaccccAGAGCCGGAGCACCCCACCACGGAGGAGAAAGTAACGCACcctacacacactcataaacgctaacacaactgcacacacacacatcttagattGCATGTCGAGTTATAGTCAGAAATTCCCATAATTAACGTTGACGATTTCTTGCCATCCGGTAACACTTGTAGTTGACTCAAGAGCATTTggcattgtgtttgagctcaacatcagatggcacacacgaaaaaaaagaaaaaaaactaaattgcaattattttagatgtgtaactacagtccaaaaaccctCCTGTATGTATATGGATGAAAACTACTGGCATACTTTGATGCATTAATTACTCATGACCATGTAAAATTGCGCATACACATACGGTAGAAGATTACATGCATGAACAGTCATTACATTGCACATCCCATGTAAGCACAGGGCGAGATAGAAGGTATGTGGACATATGGCATGaccaaaagttggagaaagagagattatggttgaagcatgtgtattggtcagaggaggctgctgcggtgtctgtatctctctctccttcccaaaggaaaaaaaaaaaaaaaaaggtgttcctCGATTCTACTCCACATTTCATTGGCTAAACCATCTCACTGGGATACAGGATCTTGGTCCATGGTTGCAACAGCGTCTCGGCCTAAAGTTCAGAccgggtgcagaggatcctcatGAAGAGTATAGCGCTAGTGGTAATGTAGATCGCACTACGTTGATCACACGAGTAAGTGTACACAGAACAGTAGAGCTCATTGAGGAATACACATAACACGCAGACTTGTATAGCCACCCAAACAAGAAGACATAagtttgggttgttttttttgggcgCGGCTATAAATGGATAGGATGTCCAGTGGGTTACCACGgaagtcaggtgtattccacagaagcgcttaggaacatctacataatttataaatccctgcagggtcggcccatctaaattatgtggctgatatgatgatttgcagcccaTCAAAGGAGGCTTGTAAAATTGATACAATTTGGCtacttaaacatttggcagagaacgGACATAAGGCTTGCCTACGAAAAACTTAAATTTGCTCTAGAACAAGTGTCTTatctgggacatgtgatcacagctgagggcaaaatccctctctcccaaacgtaTTGGGGCAATTCAATTGGTACAAAAAACGAATGATGAGTTTTTTGGGGATGGCTTCATACTGTAGACAGTGGATCCCAAattattcagaaagagaggcacctctctcGTTCATGGTCCACGGTAAAGGCCTCAGCGAGCATGACAAACTGACTTGAactactgaagctgaaaaggcttttcaggacttaaagacttccttatcacaGGCCCTGACTCTGGGCCTACCGAGACCCGACTTACCGTAGACTCTGTTcatagaccagaaggactgttaaatgacatcagttttgtgtcatcttcatggaggacaacttaggcctgttgcctacttctcctcaaaacttgaccctgttgcttcgggtcttcctctctgtttgcgagcagtggcagcagccgagagagacattttagcaTCATGACATTGTGGGCTTCTGTGATGTCCCACttactgtctctcatatcttATATGCCCAGAAgacttctcacctctctgctcagagatggttcAGGTATCCTACAACATAACGTAATTGTCAAACGATGCAATGTCCTTAACCCGGCTACACTTCTTCCAACTGCAGATGACAGAGAGCTTCATGACTGTGTCGaagtcttgcagcagacatgcataccaaggcctgatctgttggacacaCCTCTTCCCAATGCAGATCTTGAGCTGTGTGTAGACGGCTCCGCTTCTCGCTCACCAGACACGGGTTTTCAGTGGTTACATCACACAACACACTTGTTAGTGGCGGGCTTCCTTCACACTTCTCAGCACAGGCGGTAGAGTTGATTGCACTTGCCGAGGCAGGTAAGGCAGCTGAAGGTAAAACAGTTAACATCTTCATTGATTCACGTTATTCTTTTGGTGCGGAGCTCTTTAGAGACACAGGGGGTTTCTTACGTCATCTGGCAAGCCTATTGCACATCATACCCTTGTGTCGGCTTTTCTGGATGCCATTTTACTACCCGGAGCCATTGCAGTCATTAAACATGAAGCTCACACCTCTTCTCTTGACCCTGTATCTGTAGGAAACAGGGGCGCGGATGCGGCTGCGAAGAAGGCAGTCTCGCagggcttccttttccccctggCTCACATGCTTTCCACACCGACCGATCCTAGCCCTTATGCCGATCTTTCCGCACTTCAGCCTCTTGCCGGTGCACAGGAGCGTTCCCTGTGGAAGCGATCTGGTGCCATTCTTGAGGGCGGAATCTGGACAGGGCCAGACAGTAGGCCCTGTTTGCCACGTGctctcttccacatttatgctaagttgtctcacggaaaagatcacgtgggcaaaggggggatgtgcactgctataaatgagcatgctgagatattgtgctaacctctccccttcactctcagcactgcacggAGAGGTGTAAGCGGCGCTTCCATCCACAGCTACAGCACCACCTGAAACCAGGAGACTGGGTCCTCATTAAGGATCACTGGAGGaagcactggaagcagagacgctACACGGGGCCCTTCCAAGTACCCCTGACCACGGAGACGGCAGTaaggtggaagggaaagcgacgtgggtccacgccagccactgcaaacgcatcccggatccaggaggcgaaggagcacatccatctggttccggttaaggggttgcagggtggagagccctcccccactgcagtgTTCCAAGACACCAACGGGCCCAGCAGAGATGGTAGAGACGGCAGGGACGGCAGAGACGACGGCCACCCGGAGAACAGCGATAAAAGACAGATCTCCAGCGCCAAAGAACACTCAGGAAGCATGGTTGGagcctgagaatgaacatgtgCATATCACTGACGCTGGCAACATTTGTGCTGATTCCCCTCACGATCAATGAACTACAACCTCCTTATGTGAACATCACGGATTCcagccttctccacctctccaatagagaatttcaggaagtttccactgtccagcaaaacaatgcgacgagacagagtgtttgctctacacaatcgaacatgatgcatgggttaaaatagaaagtcactTAAATGAAATTGTATATGTTGCCAGGTTGGGAGAAGAATATGTACTGTGTGGGTGCACGGAAGATTTGGTTTAGGAGATCCACCCTTCTGGTGCAGTAAACCACGATCGTGTCAGAAGATACCAGCCCACACTGGCTCCAGCAACTGGAGGGAGACGTGCAAAAGAACTTACCAGCCTGTCAGCGAGACACAGCCTAAAACAGTACCACCTGAAATCATTTACGAGGCCGTTAAACCACAGGCCCTGACCTCCTGcaggccagaacagcccccACCAAAGCAACTTGGAGGCGAGGGTTGATCTCTCTCAATTGTCCGagaggggggactgagaaggaggGTTGTAAAGTTTACATGTCACGGCTGAGCACGCCGCACTTAGGTCGCTGGTCAGTCCTGGACTCTGAGGATTTTAGGACTCAGACAAACGACACTTGCACGGTGACTCCAAGCCCTAAATATGACACGAGTGGGGAATACCGTTCTGGTGCGCTCAACCTGCAGACTGTACAACAGAACCAGCCCATTTCACTCGGTTAGATTGGCAGTATGCGTGCAAGTAAGCCTAACGTTAAGAACTTCCAAACCGTACACCACCGTACAAGCATGATAATATTGCGTTGACTATTATGAAGGATTTTGCTAACAAAAGGAATGTCTAATTGTTGGatatgtcagcatatgcccaTTTCATCTAGAGCACCTATGCTGGTTCCTGTTCCATTCACGGAAGCCGACTGGGATGTCATGGGGTGGCCTGAGCTATCTCAtcgatttgtgagtaatgatgTAGACTGTTACACTCCTCCACCGCACACGGCGACAACAGCGCAAAGCACAGTTGCCTATGAGGGTGGAAAGTTGTACGTTTTGCAGTTTAGCGGTTTAGCGGTTCAATCGTGAAAATAGACGGTATTAATCAAGCGATGTTGCTTAGATTAACCTATCACAAAAGGTATGTCTAACAGGGGTTACGATATCAAGTGCAAATGACTCTCAGGGAGACTAATTGCACACCGGACAGTAAAGTGTTGAAAAACCTGCATGTAGTCTCATACCAAATACAGCATCTATTCGATTGGAGATGGGCATACAGGGCATCCCCTGGGCAAAtgattttaaagtcacacacTCAACCTGGAGTAGACATAATTGTAGTAAACCTTAATCCCAACCAGACCTCAGAGTAGAGATTGTACCAAACCAGCATCTCCCATTCCGGTCCATCCCTTAACCGACGTCAGCTGCTGTATTAACTTCTGTGCTCTGGATGGATTTCATCTAGGTACGAGTGACTGTAGTAGATGATATTATCAGCTTTACCACTGAATCCAAAGATCTCGCTTTACCGGAGcaggtttatttagtttgtggcaATATTGCTTATAGCTGTGTTCCAGTCATAGGGAACCTTCATAAAAAGTCAGATACTGGGAAATGCTATTCAGCATATCTTGTACCCCTAATTAGACAGGCTGACTCCAAGGAACTTGCTCCATTCCACCTACGTCATAAACGTGCCATTTCAATAGGTTCAAGGATTTTGAGCATACTAATACCATCGTATGGCACCTACAGGAGCCAGGAGGAAATAATGGCACTCTCAACAGTACTGGAAAGACACATGAATAAGACTTCAAAAGCACTTTCCGAAAATGCAAAAGGAAgtaaatgacatcaaacacatggtaTTACAAAATAGAAGGGCTCTGGACCTCGTTTTGGCCTCGCAAGGCGGGGTATGCAAGATAATTAACAGTGAATGTTGCACTTACATCTCTGTTGCAACATCGCAGTTtatgatgtggtggcagacacagAGCAAGGCATTAAGGAATCGTTCGAAGACCACAGCTGGAATTCTTTTGGGGAAATACAGGCACGAGTTGGATCACGGGGAACTTCTCTCTTCAAGAAACTGCTAACTAGGGTGCATCATTTTGTCTGTTATTATTATAAccctaattgtaactgttttagAGCTCTTTGTAAGGAAGGTTGTCAGTACTTATGTAT encodes:
- the LOC144391208 gene encoding uncharacterized protein LOC144391208; this translates as MKRLCVGNGEEHPTRQQQGELNANESTQQHCTERCKRRFHPQLQHHLKPGDWVLIKDHWRKHWKQRRYTGPFQVPLTTETAVRWKGKRRGSTPATANASRIQEAKEHIHLVPVKGLQGGEPSPTAVFQDTNGPSRDGRDGRDGRDDGHPENSDKRQISSAKEHSGSMVGA